A region of Panicum virgatum strain AP13 chromosome 8N, P.virgatum_v5, whole genome shotgun sequence DNA encodes the following proteins:
- the LOC120686160 gene encoding syntaxin-61-like encodes MTPAQDPFYIVKDEIQDSIDKVQDTFHQWKQTPQNTGEYVHLTKELLTSCESIQWQVDELDKAISVAERDPAFYGLNEVEIGRRRSWTSTARNQVLSLRRNVEAGRKNILFGHSTNTLEPIKSKKHISQDNDEFIASESDQQMLLIKRQDEELDALSASVQRIGGVGLTIHDELVGQEKLLVELNLEMETTSNRLDFVQKRVAMVMKKASLKGQIMMIAFLVILFIILFVLVFLT; translated from the exons ATGACCCCCGCGCAGGATCCGTTCTACATCGTCAAGGACGAGATCCAGGACTCG ATCGACAAAGTGCAAGATACTTTCCACCAATGGAAGCAGACGCCTCAAAATACTGGAGAGTATGTGCATCTGACCAAAGAACTATTAACCAGCTGTGAAAGTATCCAATGGCAG GTGGATGAATTGGATAAGGCAATTTCAGTTGCTGAGAGAGATCCAGCATTCTATGGACTTAACGAGGTCGAAATTGGGAGAAGAAGAAGCTGGACAAGCACTGCACGTAACCAG GTGCTCTCTTTAAGGCGGAATGTTGAAGCTGGAAGGAAAAATATTTTGTTTGGACATTCAACCAACACCCTTGAACCGATCAAATCCAAGAAGCACATTTCACAAGACAATGATGAATTTATTGCTTCAGAATCTGATCAGCAGATGCTCCTGATAAA GCGACAAGATGAGGAGTTGGATGCGCTTAGTGCTAGTGTCCAGCGGATTGGAGGCGTAGGTCTCACTATACATGATGAGCTTGTCGGGCAG GAGAAGCTTTTGGTTGAGCTGAACCTCGAGATGGAAACTACTTCAAATCGGCTTGACTTTGTGCAG AAAAGAGTGGCTATGGTCATGAAAAAGGCCAGCCTGAAGGGGCAGATCATGATGATTGCATTCCTCGTGATTCTTTTCATTATTCTTTTCGTTTTGGTGTTTTTGACTTGA
- the LOC120686602 gene encoding citrate-binding protein-like, which translates to MAAASSSTSRSLLLLLVVVAVSASPTTLAGAARSAHLTAGFTRVRLRESQFVVQRPYDVPLRERYQHSGGVRRMWVFAFDKPIRATHPRGARTEIKVDVTIYSSGVWQFEGDVFVPSGTSGASVMQIFGAATHATTLMLHVYGGRLTYYHDLRRVLAAGVYDRWVRLHVVHDVAAGNVTVFVDGERRLSAPGQGGSEHYFKFGVYKQSHHQPSRRMESRWKNVAVYTKP; encoded by the exons ATGGCTGCTGCTTCGTCTTCTACCTCGCgctctctcctcctcctgctggtgGTGGTAGCCGTCAGTGCATCCCCGACGACGCTGGCCGGCGCGGCCCGCTCCGCGCACCTGACCGCCGGCTTCACCCGCGTGAGGCTTCGGGAGTCGCAGTTCGTGGTGCAGAGGCCCTACGACGTGCCCCTCCGCGAGCGCTACCAGCActccggcggcgtccgccgCATGTGGGTCTTCGCCTTCGACAAGCCCATCAGGGCCACCCACCCCCGCGGCGCGCGCACCGAGATCAAAGTCGACGTAACC ATCTACAGCTCCGGGGTGTGGCAGTTCGAGGGCGACGTGTTCGTCCCGTCGGGCACGTCGGGGGCGTCGGTGATGCAGATCTTCGGCGCGGCGACGCACGCCACGACGCTGATGCTGCACGTCTACGGCGGCCGGCTCACCTACTACCACGACCTGCGCAgggtgctcgccgccggcgtctaCGACAGGTGGGTGCGGCTCCACGTCGTGCACGACGTCGCGGCGGGGAACGTGACGGtcttcgtcgacggcgagcggcggctgagCGCCCCCGGCCAGGGCGGGAGCGAGCACTACTTCAAGTTCGGGGTGTACAAGCAGTCGCACCACCAGCCGTCGCGGCGCATGGAGTCGCGCTGGAAGAACGTGGCCGTCTACACCAAGCCGTGA
- the LOC120686859 gene encoding exocyst complex component EXO70B1-like codes for MDRIPIAPLKSSSFSAATTREDKLARNLSLGPIKLNEHIKEARVEKADNNAGGGDAAGGGDDGVPEEASEPDFATLSAEIDAFLAAHRGGESPPPVSEVTLDRFASAVEQEIAPSEGTEDKWVPEVPGEAPPLLSAIKRIAALSSALTENPAEGAKYTIGVHRVTGVLHRVMTFVEDEFHALLEDPRVAKTVPGGDTGSATGRSMRRPPSFGHGAEPDRCVIPSADGGGAGEASPTFPPETVDRLRAMAEAMLAAGYDTECTEVFLVARRNALDASLQSLGYDKPSIDDVVRMPLEALETEVATWIKAFHHTVEVGLPGERDLCARVFAGGGREGLGRAIFADLARCAMLHLLNFTEAVALTKRAAEKLFKVLDMYEVIRDVAPAVDALAAAAAPGEEEEEASGALADLKCELASVRSRLGESAAAIFCDLEISIRGDAGKQPVPGGAVHPLTRYLMNYLKYACEYKSTLEQVFQEYRRPDDDEHEAAGGGGGDPFAAQLMEVMELLHGNLEAKSRLYKDPSLSSIFLMNNGRYMLQKIRGSPEINAVVGEAWSRKRSTDLRQYHKNYQRETWSRVLNLLRDDGVITVKGHVQKQVLKDRFKQFNAAMDEIQRTQGAWVVSDEQLQSELRVSIAAVIVPAYRSFLGRFAQHFTAGRQTEKYVKLSGEDLEAIIEELFDGNAASMPRRRM; via the coding sequence ATGGATAGGATCCCCATCGCGCCGCTCAAGTCCAGCAGCTTCTCGGCGGCCACCACCCGGGAGGACAAGCTTGCCCGCAACCTCTCGCTCGGCCCCATCAAGCTCAACGAGCACATCAAGGAGGCGCGCGTCGAGAAGGCCGACAACaatgccggcggcggggacgcggcgggcggcggcgacgacggcgtgcCGGAGGAGGCCAGCGAGCCTGACTTCGCCACTCTATCGGCGGAGATCGACGCGTTCCTCGCCGCCCACCGGGGCGgcgagtcgccgccgcccgtctcGGAGGTGACGCTGGACAGGTTCGCCAGCGCCGTGGAGCAGGAGATCGCGCCGTCGGAGGGGACCGAGGACAAGTGGGTGCCCGAGGTGcccggcgaggcgccgccgctcctgtcGGCGATCAAGCGCATCGCGGCGCTCTCGTCGGCGCTGACCGAGAACCCGGCGGAGGGCGCCAAGTACACGATCGGGGTGCACCGCGTCACGGGCGTGCTCCACCGCGTGATGACGTTCGTGGAGGACGAGTTCCACGCGCTGCTCGAGGACCCCCGCGTCGCCAAGACGGTGCCCGGTGGCGACACCGGCAGCGCCACGGGGCGGTCGAtgcggcggccgccgtcgtTCGGGCACGGCGCGGAGCCCGACCGCTGCGTGATCCcctcggcggacggcggcggcgccggggaggcCTCCCCAACGTTCCCGCCGGAGACCGTGGACCGGCTGCGCGCCATGGCGGaggccatgctcgccgccggGTACGACACCGAGTGCACGGAGGTGTTCCTGGTGGCGCGGCGGAACGCGCTGGACGCGTCGCTGCAGAGCCTCGGGTACGACAAGCCGAGCATCGACGACGTGGTGCGGATGCCGCTGGAGGCGCTGGAGACGGAGGTGGCCACGTGGATCAAGGCGTTCCACCACACCGTCGAGGTCGGGCTCCCCGGCGAGCGCGACCTCTGCGCCCGCgtcttcgccggcggcggccgcgagggcCTCGGCCGCGCCATCTTCGCGGACCTCGCGCGCTGCGCCATGCTGCACCTGCTCAACTTCACGGAGGCCGTGGCGCTCACCAAGCGCGCCGCCGAGAAGCTCTTCAAGGTGCTCGACATGTACGAGGTGATCCGCGACGTCGCCCCCGCcgtggacgcgctcgccgccgccgccgcgcccggcgaggaggaggaggaggcctccgGCGCCCTGGCCGACCTCAAGTGCGAGCTGGCCTCGGTGCGCTCCCGCCTGGgcgagtcggcggcggccatctTCTGCGACCTAGAAATCTCCATCCGCGGGGACGCCGGCAAGCAGCCGGtccccggcggcgccgtgcACCCGCTGACCCGGTACCTGATGAACTACCTCAAGTACGCGTGCGAGTACAAGAGCACGCTGGAGCAGGTGTTCCAGGAGTACCGGCGCCCGGACGACGACGAGcacgaggccgccggcggcggcggcggcgacccgttCGCGGCGCAGCTGATGGAGGTGATGGAGCTGCTGCACGGGAACCTGGAGGCCAAGTCGCGGCTGTACAAGGACCCGTCGCTGAGCAGCATCTTCCTGATGAACAACGGGCGGTACATGCTGCAGAAGATCCGGGGGTCGCCGGAGATCAACGCGGTGGTCGGCGAGGCGTGGTCCCGGAAGCGGTCGACGGACTTGCGGCAGTACCACAAGAACTACCAGCGGGAGACGTGGAGCCGCGTGCTGAACCTGCTCCGGGACGACGGCGTGATCACCGTGAAGGGGCACGTGCAGAAGCAAGTGCTCAAGGACCGGTTCAAGCAGTTCAACGCCGCCATGGACGAGATCCAGCGGACGCAGGGGGCGTGGGTGGTCAGCGACGAGCAGCTGCAGTCGGAGCTCAGGGTGTCCATCGCCGCCGTCATCGTGCCGGCGTACCGGTCCTTCCTCGGCCGCTTCGCGCAGCACTTCACCGCGGGGAGGCAGACGGAGAAGTACGTCAAGCTCAGCggcgaggacctcgaggccaTCATTGAGGAGCTCTTCGACGGCAACGCCGCGTCCATGCCCAGGAGAAGGATGTAA
- the LOC120686600 gene encoding citrate-binding protein-like, producing MSPSSSGSTRTAPKSRADSGIQHFSDPWPNQLREPATLSLALMLISSKAFMAQGTGVPSSSSLLPSMAASRRSLLLLLLLLAASCAAHPARGEGLLTDGFTAVELTEAQFKVQKPYDVPLAERYELLAGGVRRMWVYAADKPITAAHPGGPRTEIKIELVYSSGVWQFEGYGYIPCGTSGASVMQIFGAAEHATTLMLHVYDGRLTYYHDVAAGVVDAGIYDRWFRLNVIHDVAASNVTVFVDGERRLTAPGRGGDSHYFKFGVYGQSNNGMSYRMESRWRDVKVFTKCS from the exons ATGTCGCCGTCGTCTTCTGGCTCCACCAGGACGGCGCCAAAATCCCGCGCGGATTCAGGCATTCAGCATTTCAGTGATCCATGGCCCAATCAACTCCGAGAGCCGGCAACTCTGTCCCTTGCGCTCATGCTCATCAGTTCAAAAGCTTTTATGGCTCAAGGCACGGGCgttccgtcgtcgtcgtcgctgcttcCGTCAATGGCGGCGTCGCGCCGATCAttgctcctgttgctgctgctgctggcggcgTCGTGCGCCGCGCACCCGGCCCGCGGCGAGGGCCTGCTGACCGACGGCTTCACGGCGGTGGAGCTGACCGAGGCGCAGTTCAAGGTGCAGAAGCCCTACGACGTGCCGCTGGCCGAGCGCTAcgagctcctcgccggcggcgtgcgccggATGTGGGTCTACGCCGCCGACAAGCCCATCACCGCCGCCCACCCCGGCGGCCCCCGCACCGAGATCAAGATTGAG CTGGTCTACAGCTCCGGGGTGTGGCAGTTCGAGGGCTACGGCTACATCCCCTGCGGCACGTCGGGGGCGTCGGTGATGCAGATcttcggcgcggcggagcacgcGACCACGCTGATGCTGCACGTCTACGACGGCCGGCTGACCTACTACCACGACGTCGCCGCGGGGGTCGTCGACGCCGGCATCTACGACCGGTGGTTCAGGCTCAACGTGATCCACGACGTCGCGGCGTCCAACGTGACCGtcttcgtcgacggcgagcgccgGCTGACCGCGCCGGGGCGCGGCGGGGATTCGCACTACTTCAAGTTCGGCGTGTACGGGCAGTCCAATAACGGCATGTCGTACCGGATGGAGTCGCGGTGGAGGGACGTCAAGGTCTTCACCAAGTGCAGTTGA